ACTCACCGCGGAAGCGCTCATGCCTAAACGCCGCCCCGCCGCGCTGAGTGAACCTTCCGCGACGACAACGGCAAATACCGCCATACGATTAAGTTTATCCATCGAATCCCCCTTCCCATCTTAAAGTTTTACTTAAAGAAGTTAGTGGCAATATGCCACTTATCAGCCACGCTGTTAAGGCTTAAAGTTTCTCTATCGCAATCAATGTTGAAAAAGGAATGAATAATGAAACTCGCTATTATCGGTGCAACAGGTTTTGTCGGTCGTGTGGTGGTTAACGAGGCGCTGGCGCGTGGTCATGACGTTACCGCCATCGCTCGTCATACCAAAGATTTACCCACTAATAGCCATTTGCATATTGCACTTGGCGATGTGACCGACATTGATTGGCTGGCACAAACGCTCAAAGGCGTAGATGCGATAATCAGCGCCTTTAACCCCGGCTGGACCGATCCTGATCTGTACGCCAACTTTGTCAAAGGTAGCAATGCTATTTTGAAAGCGGTCGAAAAATCAGGCGTGAAACGTTTCTTGGTGGTCGGCGGCGCGGGTAGCCTTGAAGTGGCACCAGGCGTTGAACTGCTCGATACACCACAGTTCCCCGCAGAGATCCGTCCTGGCGCGCAAGGTGCTCGCGAACTGCGTGACACATTACGTGCCGGTAGCCAACTGGATTGGACGTTATTATCCCCCGCGGCCATGCTAAAGCCGGGTCAACGTACCGGCAGTTTCCGTTTGGGTACAACGTCATTGCTGATGAACGGTGATGCGCCTGCCAGTATTTCCGTTGAGGATCTTGCCGTTGTCATCCTGAATGAAATTGAACAACCACAATTTATTAAGCAGCAATTCACCGCCGCTTACTAAGCCACAATCCTCTCCTAATCCCCCTTTCCCACGAACAGTCGCGTGCTGTTCGTGCGCGTTTCACTCTCTGTAACTGCCTATAATTCCTGCGTTTACAATTATTTCTTCACAAACTATCTGTGCTTGTATTGACTTAGACCAACTGGTCTATTAGTCTTTGCCCAAGCCTCGCTGTCACGTTTTACCCACGTCTGACGAGCTAACCTAAACTTCGTGGCGCATGATAATGCGCAACAACTGCAACAGGATTGACTATGAAAATCGAAAAGTTATTCACTCCGGTCACCGTTGGTGACGTTACTTTACCTAATCGCGTTTTCATGGCTCCGCTGACACGCTTGCGCAGCATAGAACCGGGTGATATTCC
This is a stretch of genomic DNA from Hafnia alvei. It encodes these proteins:
- a CDS encoding NAD(P)-dependent oxidoreductase — its product is MKLAIIGATGFVGRVVVNEALARGHDVTAIARHTKDLPTNSHLHIALGDVTDIDWLAQTLKGVDAIISAFNPGWTDPDLYANFVKGSNAILKAVEKSGVKRFLVVGGAGSLEVAPGVELLDTPQFPAEIRPGAQGARELRDTLRAGSQLDWTLLSPAAMLKPGQRTGSFRLGTTSLLMNGDAPASISVEDLAVVILNEIEQPQFIKQQFTAAY